TTTTTGAATCTTAATGGATACCCGAATCTCCGTCTTAAAAACTGGCTTGTTGAATACGGGCATCTTTTCAGCGATGAGCGGCTCTTCGGAATTTTAGATGCCAAACAAAAATCAGGAGCTGCCGGAACACTCGAGCAGATGGCATTTAGAAATCGCGCAACAAAGCAGATTCCGGCTACGATTGTTGTTATAGAAGATCTTTCAAGATTAAATTCGGGCACTGTCGATTCTGCTGTTCCCGGATCTGATGGAGAAGAGTCCTCGTCATTTTTCGGTTTTTAAAATGTCCGGCCTTTATATTCACATTCCGTTTTGTGTACGGAAATGTTCTTACTGCGCATTTTATTCAGTTGCCGCACCGGAACATGAAATCCAGTCGAAGTTTTTTGCAGCACTGCGGAATGAGCTGCAAACACTGCCGCCGGAATTTTCGCCGGAAACCGTTTTTATCGGCGGCGGGACACCCACAGCTGTTGAATTCGACCTACTGCGCGATTTTCTTGCCGGGCTGAAACGGTTTCATCCGGCGGAATTTTCCTGCGAAGTCAATCCCGGTACCGTCAATACCGCAAAACTTGAACTGTTGAGGAATTCCGGCGTGAACCGGATTTCAATCGGCGTACAGTCATTCAATGCCGGAAATTTAAAACTGCTCGGGCGGATTCATTCTGCGGCAGAAGCTGCCGCCGCAGTCCGCATGGCGCGCGCCGCCGGATTTCAAAATATCAGTATCGACCTGATGTTCGGGATTCCGGCGCAGACAATTAAATTATTAGATGCCGATCTTGACCGGGCGCTTACTCTGTCGCCGGATCATATTTCAATTTATAATTTAATGTATGAACCTGATACGCCGCTGACCGCACGGAATCCGGAGCGGCTCGCTGAAGAACTTGAAGCCGAAATGTATCAGCATATTCGCCGGCGGTTGGTAGGTGAAGGTTTTGTACATTATGAAATTTCCAACTTTGCCAAGCCCGGCTTTGAATGCCGGCACAATCTGCTTTACTGGAACGGCGGTGAATATAT
Above is a window of Kiritimatiellales bacterium DNA encoding:
- the hemW gene encoding radical SAM family heme chaperone HemW — protein: MEKSPRHFSVFKMSGLYIHIPFCVRKCSYCAFYSVAAPEHEIQSKFFAALRNELQTLPPEFSPETVFIGGGTPTAVEFDLLRDFLAGLKRFHPAEFSCEVNPGTVNTAKLELLRNSGVNRISIGVQSFNAGNLKLLGRIHSAAEAAAAVRMARAAGFQNISIDLMFGIPAQTIKLLDADLDRALTLSPDHISIYNLMYEPDTPLTARNPERLAEELEAEMYQHIRRRLVGEGFVHYEISNFAKPGFECRHNLLYWNGGEYIGCGPAAHSHWNNVRYANVSDLNDYCTSGARREFEEKLTPEHKARETFVMSLRQISGAGIPPELIEPLTPVLQKLKSNGLIQISGNHVRLTESALFISDSVFAELI